The window TCATGCCGATCATGCCCAGGGATTGTTGCATCTGCGCTGGGGGGTCAACTTGCGTATTGGCGTGTACGGTCCTCCGGATGAAGCCGGCTTTGCAGACCTCTCTAAACACCCGGGTATTCTGGATTTTTCCAAACCTTTTCAGGCATTTGAAGAACGGCAATTTGCCGGTTTCAGCGTCACCGCTTTACCACTGCAGCATTCCCGTCCGACCTATGGCTACCTGATTTGCCCGGATCAGGGTGACAGTCTGGCGTACCTGACCGACACGCAAGGCCTGCCTGAACCGGTAGAGGCATTGTTGCGATCCAGACGTCCGGCGCATTGTGTGCTCGATTGCTCGTATCCGCCGCGACCGCAGCCGGGACGTAATCACAATGATCTGACCCAGGCGCTGGCCATCCATACCGCCATTGGCGCCGGCACAACCTGGCTGACCCATGCCGGGCACGAACTGGACCGGTATCTGATGAGCCACCCTGAGGCCCTGCCCGCCGATGTGCGTCAGGCATTTGACGGTGATCAGATCCAGTTATAGGCAGATAGGCAGACACCGGGCAGATAACGGGCAGATAACGGGCAGATAACGGGCAGATAACGGGCAGATAACGGGCAGATAACGGGCAGATAACGGGCAGATAACGGGCAGATACCAGGCAGACACCAGGCAGACACCAGGCAGGCAGTTGATGCTGTGCCGCAACACAAGGGCCGTGATGGCGGGACGGCCGGGCGCTCGCGGTGTCTTTGCTGCGCGGCCATTGTTCCGGGGTCTACTGGCTTCAGGCGATTTAAGGACGCGAATTGAAGAACAAACGGCCACTTTCCCAGTGCTTTTTGATCTTTATTAAGGCGACTGTCAGCCAATATATACTAATATAAACGAGAAATATTCTCATTTACCTTAATATCTCATTGGTGGACATTCAAGTATGATCAAAAAAATCGCTCTGATCAGTGCCGGTATGGCGCTGTCACTGTCTGCGCAGGCTGCCGAGTATCCCATTGGCAAGCCTCATTTGAAAAACGGCATGGAAATCGCCGCCGTCTACCTGCAGCCCATTACCATGGAACCGGCAGGCATGATGCGCGAGGCCAAGGATTCCGATATTCACCTTGAAGCAGATATTCACGCTACGGCCGACAACAAGAACGGTTTCGAAGAGGGCGCGTGGATGCCTTATCTGACCATCAAATACAAGCTGGAAAAAGAAGGCGGCCAGGTGCAGGAAGGCATGTTTATGCCTATGGTGG of the Advenella mimigardefordensis DPN7 genome contains:
- the phnP gene encoding phosphonate metabolism protein PhnP; the protein is MKFTFLGTGNSAQLPVYNCDCMACARARDDARYVRLPCSALLQNNDGQWLIDSGLTDLTSRFAPGALQGILQTHYHADHAQGLLHLRWGVNLRIGVYGPPDEAGFADLSKHPGILDFSKPFQAFEERQFAGFSVTALPLQHSRPTYGYLICPDQGDSLAYLTDTQGLPEPVEALLRSRRPAHCVLDCSYPPRPQPGRNHNDLTQALAIHTAIGAGTTWLTHAGHELDRYLMSHPEALPADVRQAFDGDQIQL
- a CDS encoding iron transporter, coding for MIKKIALISAGMALSLSAQAAEYPIGKPHLKNGMEIAAVYLQPITMEPAGMMREAKDSDIHLEADIHATADNKNGFEEGAWMPYLTIKYKLEKEGGQVQEGMFMPMVANDGPHYGDNIKMQGPGKYKLTYRIESPEANKMSHFGHHTDKETGVEPFWAPFEVNYEFTYAGTGKKGGY